One region of candidate division TA06 bacterium genomic DNA includes:
- a CDS encoding helix-turn-helix domain-containing protein, with translation MEITIRKPTSLPEGSKEQLLELPKGTKTKSEFQRVQCVLLRAALGLTPEQIAEFLGWHPVSVRRVQAAYLKQGPTALQVLERGGRYRENISLVEETELLKPFLAQAEAGGIIAVTEIKTAYEKHLGHAVPRSTVYRILERHG, from the coding sequence TTGGAGATAACCATAAGAAAACCAACGTCACTTCCAGAAGGATCAAAAGAACAACTGCTTGAACTACCGAAAGGAACGAAAACAAAATCTGAATTTCAACGGGTTCAATGCGTATTACTCCGGGCCGCCCTGGGTTTAACTCCAGAACAAATAGCTGAATTCCTCGGTTGGCATCCTGTTTCGGTGCGCCGGGTTCAAGCGGCCTACCTTAAACAAGGACCGACCGCCTTACAGGTTTTAGAACGCGGCGGCAGATATCGCGAGAATATCAGTTTGGTTGAGGAAACTGAATTACTCAAGCCGTTCTTGGCACAAGCCGAAGCTGGGGGCATTATAGCTGTTACCGAAATCAAAACCGCATATGAAAAACACCTCGGGCATGCCGTGCCGCGATCAACGGTCTATCGCATACTGGAGCGACATGGCTAG